A genomic window from Populus alba chromosome 19, ASM523922v2, whole genome shotgun sequence includes:
- the LOC118034413 gene encoding uncharacterized protein produces MFSSEQEREAMFKKLQLLRSITNSHAHDKASVILDASKYIKDLKQRVERLNQDIATAASFTGENFPTIRVEEQEDDFLIKVFTTRNCQGLLVFILEAFEELSLEVLQARVSTSDSFILEAIATRENKEADDHIDAQMVEQVVLQGIQKWIEVSEQE; encoded by the exons ATGTTTTCTAGTGAGCAAGAAAGAGAAGCCATGTTTAAGAAGCTTCAACTTCTTCGTTCCATCACCAACTCTCATGCG CACGACAAAGCCTCTGTCATATTAGATGCATCAAAGTACATAAAAGACTTGAAGCAAAGGGTAGAACGATTGAATCAAGACATTGCTACAGCTGCAAGCTTTACCGGCGAGAATTTTCCTACG ATTAGAGTAGAAGAACAAGAGGATGATTTTCTGATTAAGGTATTCACCACAAGGAATTGCCAGGGATTACTTGTATTCATACTGGAAGCTTTTGAAGAGCTCAGCCTTGAGGTTCTCCAAGCTAGGGTTTCTACTTCAGACAGTttcattttagaagctattgcTACAAGA GAGAATAAAGAAGCTGATGACCATATCGATGCTCAAATGGTTGAACAAGTAGTATTGCAAGGGATACAAAAATGGATTGAAGTTAGCGAGCAAGAATGA